A stretch of the Arachis stenosperma cultivar V10309 chromosome 6, arast.V10309.gnm1.PFL2, whole genome shotgun sequence genome encodes the following:
- the LOC130933025 gene encoding uncharacterized protein LOC130933025 isoform X3 gives MSFLVQRNAPLILPWQDRRSLGGCLSLSAQRFGINLLLLLMVLQNPHLTLCEPLFTVGQGRQCHLWLKDPAVSNVLCKLSHIEHGGSSFALLEITGSKGTVQVNGKMYRKNARVVLSGGDEVVFNIYGKHAYVIYICQQLTDINATTGVPSLSILEAQSDLIRGMQIEARSSDPSTVDGASMLASLSNVHKDISLITPAGKTCNNVQQTAGVSSLSPGNEDGIPDNTVKDGTSINEPAGVFSAEKTVPASSTTVEKNSNVDGMASSTLNADVGKTSGGSDQLRPLLRMFAGPCPELDNIYKISEEKSELRELLLKYLDSPTGLASSKQQALKDSLKQGILSHEDIDVSFETFPYYLSDTTKNVLIASTYMHLKSKGFGKYASNLSSVSPRILLSGPAGSEIYQETLSKALAKHFSASLLIVDSLLLSGGTSLTEVHNAKESAKPERTPAVAKRSTQVSTSQHKKSVSKLVSSVDGQIIGGSTFCSPGWVKLETNVGSSKATILKNGDRVKFIGHIHSPSSPQTRGPSHGSRGRILLAFEDNGSSKIGVRFDRSIPDGNDLGGLCEGDRGYFCSANQLLRDGSGGDDFDKIAVNDIFEVVSNQSKSAALVVFIKDIEKAIIGNSDILKSKLESLPQNVVVIGSHTQLDSRKDKTTHAGILLTKLGGNPAALLDLSFPDKFTRLLDRSKESPKAVKQLTRLFPNRVPIQLPEDELLLSDWKQQLERDIETMKAQSNTVSIRTVLNRIGLECPELETLCIKDQALTAESVEKIIGWAISHHFMHSAEGSVKDCKLVISAESLKYGLNILQGIEGENKNSKKSLKDVVTENEFEKKLLADVIPPSDIGVTFDDIGALENVKDTLKELVMLPLQRPELFSKGQLAKPCKGILLFGPPGTGKTMLAKAVATEAGANFINISMSSITSKWFGEGEKYVKAVFSLASKIAPSVIFVDEVDSMLGRRETPGEHETMRKMKNEFMMNWDGLRTKDKERVLVLAATNRPFDLDEAVIRRLPRRFMVNLPDAPNREKILRVILAKEDLAPDVHLEEIANMTDGYSGSDLKNLCVTAAYCPIREILEKEKEERSVALAENRPLPGLCSSADVRSLKMDDLRYAQEQVCASFSSDSLNMNELLQWNDLYGEGGSRRTRSLSYFM, from the exons ATGAGCTTCCTCGTTCAAAGAAACGCTCCGCTAATTCTGCCATGGCAGGACCGAAGGTCACTTGGGGGATGCTTATCTCTCAGTGCTCAGAG GTTTGGAATTAATCTTCTTTTGTTACTCATGGTTCTTCAGAATCCTCATCTCACCTTGTGTGAACCTCTGTTCACTGTGGGTCAAGGCCGTCAGTGCCATTTGTGGCTTAAAGATCCAGCTGTTAGTAATGTTTTGTGCAAGTTGAGCCACATTGAG CATGGTGGTTCATCTTTTGCGTTACTAGAAATCACAGGGAGTAAAGGTACTGTTCAAGTTAATGGCAAGATGTATCGAAAGAATGCCCGAGTGGTTTTGAGCGGAGGTGATGAGGTGGTCTTCAACATTTATGGCAAGCATGCTTATGTGATATAT ATATGTCAGCAGCTCACTGATATTAATGCTACTACTGGTGTGCCTTCTCTGAGTATTTTAGAAGCCCAAAGTGATCTAATAAGAGGAATGCAGATTGAAGCTAGATCTAGTGACCCTTCAACTGTTGATGGAGCATCGATGTTGGCCTCTTTGTCTAATGTTCACAAAGATATATCACTCATCACACCTGCTGGTAAAACTTGCAATAATGTCCAACAAACTGCTGGGGTTTCATCATTATCTCCTGGCAATGAGGATGGCATTCCAGATAATACAGTGAAGGATGGTACCAGCATTAATGAACCAGCAGGAGTTTTTTCCGCTGAGAAAACTGTTCCTGCATCCTCTACAACTGTTGAGAAAAATTCTAATGTTGATGGCATGGCAAGTTCTACTCTGAATGCAGATGTTGGGAAGACAAGTGGGGGTAGTGATCAGTTACGACCATTGCTGCGGATGTTTGCTGGCCCTTGTCCTGAATTAGATAATATTTACAAGATATCTGAAGAGAAAAGTGAGTTAAGAGAACTACTTCTTAAGTATCTTGATTCCCCGACAGGATTGGCATCTTCTAAGCAGCAAGCACTTAAGGACAGTTTGAAACAAGGAATTCTTAGTCATGAAGATATTGATGTGTCTTTTGAAACTTTCCCATATTATCTAAG TGATACGACAAAGAATGTTTTGATTGCTTCTACTTATATGCATCTGAAAAGCAAAGGCTTTGGAAAATATGCTTCAAACCTCTCTTCAGTGTCCCCACGGATATTATTATCTGGTCCCGCAG GCTCCGAAATATACCAGGAAACTTTGTCCAAGGCACTTGCTAAGCATTTTTCTGCCAGCCTACTAATTGTGGATTCTCTTTTGCTATCTGGT GGCACATCATTAACAGAAGTGCACAATGCTAAAGAAAGTGCAAAGCCTGAAAGAACACCTGCAGTTGCTAAGAGAAGTACTCAGGTTTCCACATCACAGCACAAGAAATCAGTCTCTAAACTAGTCTCTAGTGTTGATGGTCAAATTATTGGTGGATCCACATTCTGTTCTCCAGGGTGGGTGAAGCTAGAGACTAATGTCGGGTCTTCAAAAGCCACTATTCTTAAAAATG GTGATCGAGTAAAATTTATTGGTCACATTCATTCACCCTCATCGCCACAAACTAG AGGGCCAAGCCATGGCTCCCGTGGCAGAATTCTCCTTGCATTTGAAGATAATGGGTCTTCAAAAATTGGGGTTAGGTTCGATAGATCAATTCCAGATGGCAATGATCTTGGAGGCCTTTGTGAAGGCGATCGCGGATACTTTTGTTCCG CTAATCAGTTACTGCGGGATGGTTCTGGAGGAGATGACTTTGACAAGATCGCAGTTAATGATATTTTTGAG GTTGTCTCCAATCAGAGTAAAAGTGCTGCACTAGTTGTTTTCATTAAAGATATTGAGAAGGCGATCATTGGTAATTCAGACATTTTGAAGAGTAAACTTGAAAGCTTACCACAAAATGTTGTTGTAATTGGCTCACATACTCAGCTCGATAGTCGAAAGGACAAG ACCACACATGCTGGCATTCTGTTAACAAAGCTTGGGGGCAATCCAGCGGCATTACTTGATCTTTCTTTCCCG GATAAGTTCACTAGATTGCTTGATAGGAGCAAAGAAAGTCCCAAAGCAGTAAAGCAACTTACTCGCCTTTTTCCGAATAGGGTGCCAATACAACTTCCTGAG GATGAGCTTTTGCTTTCTGATTGGAAGCAGCAGTTGGAACGAGATATTGAGACTATGAAGGCTCAATCCAACACTGTCAGCATTCGAACA GTTCTCAACCGAATTGGACTGGAATGTCCTGAACTTGAGACACTCTGCATCAAAGATCAAGCTCTAACAGCAGAAA GTGTGGAAAAAATCATTGGCTGGGCTATAAGTCACCATTTTATGCATTCGGCTGAGGGTTCTGTCAAAGACTGTAAGCTTGTGATATCTGCAGAAAG CCTTAAGTATGGGCTGAACATTCTGCAGGGCATTGAAGGTGAAAACAAGAATTCAAAGAAATCGCTTAAG GATGTGGTTACTGAGAATGAATTTGAGAAAAAACTGCTTGCTGATGTGATTCCTCCAAGTGATATTGGGGTCACTTTTGATGATATTGGCGCTTTAGAAAACGTGAAGGACACCTTGAAGGAGTTGGTCATGCTTCCTCTACAGAGACCTGAACTCTTTAGCAAAGGACAGTTGGCTAAG CCCTGCAAGGGAATACTGCTCTTTGGCCCCCCTGGTACTGGAAAGACAATGCTTGCGAAGGCTGTAGCAACCGAGGCTGGAGCCAACTTTATTAACATTTCAATGTCTAGCATTACTTCAAAG TGGTTTGGGGAAGGAGAAAAATATGTCAAAGCTGTCTTTTCTCTAGCCAGCAAGATTGCCCCAAGTGTTATTTTTGTCGATGAG GTCGACAGTATGTTAGGAAGACGTGAAACTCCTGGCGAACATGAGACTATGCGTAAAATGAAGAATGAGTTCATGATGAATTGGGATGGTCTGCGAACAAAAGATAAAGAGCGTGTACTTGTTCTCGCTGCTACAAATAGGCCCTTTGATCTTGATGAGGCTGTTATTAGGAGGCTTCCAAGAAG ATTTATGGTTAATTTGCCAGATGCTCCAAACAGGGAAAAAATTCTGAGAGTCATCTTAGCAAAAGAAGATTTGGCACCGGATGTTCATTTGGAAGAAATAGCAAATATGACTGATGGATATTCGGGGAGTGACCTAAAG AATCTCTGTGTAACAGCAGCTTATTGCCCAATAAGAGAGATCTtggaaaaggaaaaggaa GAGAGAAGTGTAGCATTGGCCGAGAACAGACCTTTACCTGGATTATGTAGCAGTGCTGATGTCCGTTCCTTAAAGATGGATGATTTGAGATATGCACAAGAACAG GTGTGTGCGAGCTTCTCGTCAGATTCGTTGAATATGAACGAGCTACTTCAATGGAACGACCTTTATGGAGAAGGTGGATCAAGGAGAACGAGATCTTTGAGCTATTTCATGTAA
- the LOC130933025 gene encoding uncharacterized protein LOC130933025 isoform X2 produces the protein MVETRRSSSVSSSSSKRSLPSPSSPNAKRSKDAASVVLPSEEILDAANESGNGSGDSDLRSSDLQDTSSLKEVVNVCDADKSPSPPVEEVVMALPESLDAKEADKTEVAGAATAAAAVDELPRSKKRSANSAMAGPKVTWGMLISQCSENPHLTLCEPLFTVGQGRQCHLWLKDPAVSNVLCKLSHIEHGGSSFALLEITGSKGTVQVNGKMYRKNARVVLSGGDEVVFNIYGKHAYVIYICQQLTDINATTGVPSLSILEAQSDLIRGMQIEARSSDPSTVDGASMLASLSNVHKDISLITPAGKTCNNVQQTAGVSSLSPGNEDGIPDNTVKDGTSINEPAGVFSAEKTVPASSTTVEKNSNVDGMASSTLNADVGKTSGGSDQLRPLLRMFAGPCPELDNIYKISEEKSELRELLLKYLDSPTGLASSKQQALKDSLKQGILSHEDIDVSFETFPYYLSDTTKNVLIASTYMHLKSKGFGKYASNLSSVSPRILLSGPAGSEIYQETLSKALAKHFSASLLIVDSLLLSGGTSLTEVHNAKESAKPERTPAVAKRSTQVSTSQHKKSVSKLVSSVDGQIIGGSTFCSPGWVKLETNVGSSKATILKNGDRVKFIGHIHSPSSPQTRGPSHGSRGRILLAFEDNGSSKIGVRFDRSIPDGNDLGGLCEGDRGYFCSANQLLRDGSGGDDFDKIAVNDIFEVVSNQSKSAALVVFIKDIEKAIIGNSDILKSKLESLPQNVVVIGSHTQLDSRKDKTTHAGILLTKLGGNPAALLDLSFPDKFTRLLDRSKESPKAVKQLTRLFPNRVPIQLPEDELLLSDWKQQLERDIETMKAQSNTVSIRTVLNRIGLECPELETLCIKDQALTAESVEKIIGWAISHHFMHSAEGSVKDCKLVISAESLKYGLNILQGIEGENKNSKKSLKDVVTENEFEKKLLADVIPPSDIGVTFDDIGALENVKDTLKELVMLPLQRPELFSKGQLAKPCKGILLFGPPGTGKTMLAKAVATEAGANFINISMSSITSKWFGEGEKYVKAVFSLASKIAPSVIFVDEVDSMLGRRETPGEHETMRKMKNEFMMNWDGLRTKDKERVLVLAATNRPFDLDEAVIRRLPRRFMVNLPDAPNREKILRVILAKEDLAPDVHLEEIANMTDGYSGSDLKNLCVTAAYCPIREILEKEKEERSVALAENRPLPGLCSSADVRSLKMDDLRYAQEQVCASFSSDSLNMNELLQWNDLYGEGGSRRTRSLSYFM, from the exons ATGGTCGAAACCAGACGCAGCTCTTCCGTCTCGTCTTCTTCCTCCAAGCGCTCTCTTCCTTCGCCTTCTTCTCCCAACGCTAAACGATCAAAG GACGCCGCATCAGTTGTTCTTCCCTCTGAGGAGATTCTCGATGCTGCCAACGAATCTGGGAATGGATCTGGTGACTCGGACCTACGTTCCTCTGATCTGCAAGATACGAGTTCGTTGAAGGAGGTTGTGAACGTTTGCGATGCAGACAAGTCTCCTTCTCCGCCTGTTGAAGAGGTGGTCATGGCCTTGCCGGAGTCTTTGGACGCCAAAGAAGCCGACAAGACCGAGGTGGCTGGCGCCGCCACCGCCGCCGCCGCCGTAGATGAGCTTCCTCGTTCAAAGAAACGCTCCGCTAATTCTGCCATGGCAGGACCGAAGGTCACTTGGGGGATGCTTATCTCTCAGTGCTCAGAG AATCCTCATCTCACCTTGTGTGAACCTCTGTTCACTGTGGGTCAAGGCCGTCAGTGCCATTTGTGGCTTAAAGATCCAGCTGTTAGTAATGTTTTGTGCAAGTTGAGCCACATTGAG CATGGTGGTTCATCTTTTGCGTTACTAGAAATCACAGGGAGTAAAGGTACTGTTCAAGTTAATGGCAAGATGTATCGAAAGAATGCCCGAGTGGTTTTGAGCGGAGGTGATGAGGTGGTCTTCAACATTTATGGCAAGCATGCTTATGTGATATAT ATATGTCAGCAGCTCACTGATATTAATGCTACTACTGGTGTGCCTTCTCTGAGTATTTTAGAAGCCCAAAGTGATCTAATAAGAGGAATGCAGATTGAAGCTAGATCTAGTGACCCTTCAACTGTTGATGGAGCATCGATGTTGGCCTCTTTGTCTAATGTTCACAAAGATATATCACTCATCACACCTGCTGGTAAAACTTGCAATAATGTCCAACAAACTGCTGGGGTTTCATCATTATCTCCTGGCAATGAGGATGGCATTCCAGATAATACAGTGAAGGATGGTACCAGCATTAATGAACCAGCAGGAGTTTTTTCCGCTGAGAAAACTGTTCCTGCATCCTCTACAACTGTTGAGAAAAATTCTAATGTTGATGGCATGGCAAGTTCTACTCTGAATGCAGATGTTGGGAAGACAAGTGGGGGTAGTGATCAGTTACGACCATTGCTGCGGATGTTTGCTGGCCCTTGTCCTGAATTAGATAATATTTACAAGATATCTGAAGAGAAAAGTGAGTTAAGAGAACTACTTCTTAAGTATCTTGATTCCCCGACAGGATTGGCATCTTCTAAGCAGCAAGCACTTAAGGACAGTTTGAAACAAGGAATTCTTAGTCATGAAGATATTGATGTGTCTTTTGAAACTTTCCCATATTATCTAAG TGATACGACAAAGAATGTTTTGATTGCTTCTACTTATATGCATCTGAAAAGCAAAGGCTTTGGAAAATATGCTTCAAACCTCTCTTCAGTGTCCCCACGGATATTATTATCTGGTCCCGCAG GCTCCGAAATATACCAGGAAACTTTGTCCAAGGCACTTGCTAAGCATTTTTCTGCCAGCCTACTAATTGTGGATTCTCTTTTGCTATCTGGT GGCACATCATTAACAGAAGTGCACAATGCTAAAGAAAGTGCAAAGCCTGAAAGAACACCTGCAGTTGCTAAGAGAAGTACTCAGGTTTCCACATCACAGCACAAGAAATCAGTCTCTAAACTAGTCTCTAGTGTTGATGGTCAAATTATTGGTGGATCCACATTCTGTTCTCCAGGGTGGGTGAAGCTAGAGACTAATGTCGGGTCTTCAAAAGCCACTATTCTTAAAAATG GTGATCGAGTAAAATTTATTGGTCACATTCATTCACCCTCATCGCCACAAACTAG AGGGCCAAGCCATGGCTCCCGTGGCAGAATTCTCCTTGCATTTGAAGATAATGGGTCTTCAAAAATTGGGGTTAGGTTCGATAGATCAATTCCAGATGGCAATGATCTTGGAGGCCTTTGTGAAGGCGATCGCGGATACTTTTGTTCCG CTAATCAGTTACTGCGGGATGGTTCTGGAGGAGATGACTTTGACAAGATCGCAGTTAATGATATTTTTGAG GTTGTCTCCAATCAGAGTAAAAGTGCTGCACTAGTTGTTTTCATTAAAGATATTGAGAAGGCGATCATTGGTAATTCAGACATTTTGAAGAGTAAACTTGAAAGCTTACCACAAAATGTTGTTGTAATTGGCTCACATACTCAGCTCGATAGTCGAAAGGACAAG ACCACACATGCTGGCATTCTGTTAACAAAGCTTGGGGGCAATCCAGCGGCATTACTTGATCTTTCTTTCCCG GATAAGTTCACTAGATTGCTTGATAGGAGCAAAGAAAGTCCCAAAGCAGTAAAGCAACTTACTCGCCTTTTTCCGAATAGGGTGCCAATACAACTTCCTGAG GATGAGCTTTTGCTTTCTGATTGGAAGCAGCAGTTGGAACGAGATATTGAGACTATGAAGGCTCAATCCAACACTGTCAGCATTCGAACA GTTCTCAACCGAATTGGACTGGAATGTCCTGAACTTGAGACACTCTGCATCAAAGATCAAGCTCTAACAGCAGAAA GTGTGGAAAAAATCATTGGCTGGGCTATAAGTCACCATTTTATGCATTCGGCTGAGGGTTCTGTCAAAGACTGTAAGCTTGTGATATCTGCAGAAAG CCTTAAGTATGGGCTGAACATTCTGCAGGGCATTGAAGGTGAAAACAAGAATTCAAAGAAATCGCTTAAG GATGTGGTTACTGAGAATGAATTTGAGAAAAAACTGCTTGCTGATGTGATTCCTCCAAGTGATATTGGGGTCACTTTTGATGATATTGGCGCTTTAGAAAACGTGAAGGACACCTTGAAGGAGTTGGTCATGCTTCCTCTACAGAGACCTGAACTCTTTAGCAAAGGACAGTTGGCTAAG CCCTGCAAGGGAATACTGCTCTTTGGCCCCCCTGGTACTGGAAAGACAATGCTTGCGAAGGCTGTAGCAACCGAGGCTGGAGCCAACTTTATTAACATTTCAATGTCTAGCATTACTTCAAAG TGGTTTGGGGAAGGAGAAAAATATGTCAAAGCTGTCTTTTCTCTAGCCAGCAAGATTGCCCCAAGTGTTATTTTTGTCGATGAG GTCGACAGTATGTTAGGAAGACGTGAAACTCCTGGCGAACATGAGACTATGCGTAAAATGAAGAATGAGTTCATGATGAATTGGGATGGTCTGCGAACAAAAGATAAAGAGCGTGTACTTGTTCTCGCTGCTACAAATAGGCCCTTTGATCTTGATGAGGCTGTTATTAGGAGGCTTCCAAGAAG ATTTATGGTTAATTTGCCAGATGCTCCAAACAGGGAAAAAATTCTGAGAGTCATCTTAGCAAAAGAAGATTTGGCACCGGATGTTCATTTGGAAGAAATAGCAAATATGACTGATGGATATTCGGGGAGTGACCTAAAG AATCTCTGTGTAACAGCAGCTTATTGCCCAATAAGAGAGATCTtggaaaaggaaaaggaa GAGAGAAGTGTAGCATTGGCCGAGAACAGACCTTTACCTGGATTATGTAGCAGTGCTGATGTCCGTTCCTTAAAGATGGATGATTTGAGATATGCACAAGAACAG GTGTGTGCGAGCTTCTCGTCAGATTCGTTGAATATGAACGAGCTACTTCAATGGAACGACCTTTATGGAGAAGGTGGATCAAGGAGAACGAGATCTTTGAGCTATTTCATGTAA
- the LOC130933025 gene encoding uncharacterized protein LOC130933025 isoform X1, with amino-acid sequence MVETRRSSSVSSSSSKRSLPSPSSPNAKRSKVTQDAASVVLPSEEILDAANESGNGSGDSDLRSSDLQDTSSLKEVVNVCDADKSPSPPVEEVVMALPESLDAKEADKTEVAGAATAAAAVDELPRSKKRSANSAMAGPKVTWGMLISQCSENPHLTLCEPLFTVGQGRQCHLWLKDPAVSNVLCKLSHIEHGGSSFALLEITGSKGTVQVNGKMYRKNARVVLSGGDEVVFNIYGKHAYVIYICQQLTDINATTGVPSLSILEAQSDLIRGMQIEARSSDPSTVDGASMLASLSNVHKDISLITPAGKTCNNVQQTAGVSSLSPGNEDGIPDNTVKDGTSINEPAGVFSAEKTVPASSTTVEKNSNVDGMASSTLNADVGKTSGGSDQLRPLLRMFAGPCPELDNIYKISEEKSELRELLLKYLDSPTGLASSKQQALKDSLKQGILSHEDIDVSFETFPYYLSDTTKNVLIASTYMHLKSKGFGKYASNLSSVSPRILLSGPAGSEIYQETLSKALAKHFSASLLIVDSLLLSGGTSLTEVHNAKESAKPERTPAVAKRSTQVSTSQHKKSVSKLVSSVDGQIIGGSTFCSPGWVKLETNVGSSKATILKNGDRVKFIGHIHSPSSPQTRGPSHGSRGRILLAFEDNGSSKIGVRFDRSIPDGNDLGGLCEGDRGYFCSANQLLRDGSGGDDFDKIAVNDIFEVVSNQSKSAALVVFIKDIEKAIIGNSDILKSKLESLPQNVVVIGSHTQLDSRKDKTTHAGILLTKLGGNPAALLDLSFPDKFTRLLDRSKESPKAVKQLTRLFPNRVPIQLPEDELLLSDWKQQLERDIETMKAQSNTVSIRTVLNRIGLECPELETLCIKDQALTAESVEKIIGWAISHHFMHSAEGSVKDCKLVISAESLKYGLNILQGIEGENKNSKKSLKDVVTENEFEKKLLADVIPPSDIGVTFDDIGALENVKDTLKELVMLPLQRPELFSKGQLAKPCKGILLFGPPGTGKTMLAKAVATEAGANFINISMSSITSKWFGEGEKYVKAVFSLASKIAPSVIFVDEVDSMLGRRETPGEHETMRKMKNEFMMNWDGLRTKDKERVLVLAATNRPFDLDEAVIRRLPRRFMVNLPDAPNREKILRVILAKEDLAPDVHLEEIANMTDGYSGSDLKNLCVTAAYCPIREILEKEKEERSVALAENRPLPGLCSSADVRSLKMDDLRYAQEQVCASFSSDSLNMNELLQWNDLYGEGGSRRTRSLSYFM; translated from the exons ATGGTCGAAACCAGACGCAGCTCTTCCGTCTCGTCTTCTTCCTCCAAGCGCTCTCTTCCTTCGCCTTCTTCTCCCAACGCTAAACGATCAAAG GTGACCCAGGACGCCGCATCAGTTGTTCTTCCCTCTGAGGAGATTCTCGATGCTGCCAACGAATCTGGGAATGGATCTGGTGACTCGGACCTACGTTCCTCTGATCTGCAAGATACGAGTTCGTTGAAGGAGGTTGTGAACGTTTGCGATGCAGACAAGTCTCCTTCTCCGCCTGTTGAAGAGGTGGTCATGGCCTTGCCGGAGTCTTTGGACGCCAAAGAAGCCGACAAGACCGAGGTGGCTGGCGCCGCCACCGCCGCCGCCGCCGTAGATGAGCTTCCTCGTTCAAAGAAACGCTCCGCTAATTCTGCCATGGCAGGACCGAAGGTCACTTGGGGGATGCTTATCTCTCAGTGCTCAGAG AATCCTCATCTCACCTTGTGTGAACCTCTGTTCACTGTGGGTCAAGGCCGTCAGTGCCATTTGTGGCTTAAAGATCCAGCTGTTAGTAATGTTTTGTGCAAGTTGAGCCACATTGAG CATGGTGGTTCATCTTTTGCGTTACTAGAAATCACAGGGAGTAAAGGTACTGTTCAAGTTAATGGCAAGATGTATCGAAAGAATGCCCGAGTGGTTTTGAGCGGAGGTGATGAGGTGGTCTTCAACATTTATGGCAAGCATGCTTATGTGATATAT ATATGTCAGCAGCTCACTGATATTAATGCTACTACTGGTGTGCCTTCTCTGAGTATTTTAGAAGCCCAAAGTGATCTAATAAGAGGAATGCAGATTGAAGCTAGATCTAGTGACCCTTCAACTGTTGATGGAGCATCGATGTTGGCCTCTTTGTCTAATGTTCACAAAGATATATCACTCATCACACCTGCTGGTAAAACTTGCAATAATGTCCAACAAACTGCTGGGGTTTCATCATTATCTCCTGGCAATGAGGATGGCATTCCAGATAATACAGTGAAGGATGGTACCAGCATTAATGAACCAGCAGGAGTTTTTTCCGCTGAGAAAACTGTTCCTGCATCCTCTACAACTGTTGAGAAAAATTCTAATGTTGATGGCATGGCAAGTTCTACTCTGAATGCAGATGTTGGGAAGACAAGTGGGGGTAGTGATCAGTTACGACCATTGCTGCGGATGTTTGCTGGCCCTTGTCCTGAATTAGATAATATTTACAAGATATCTGAAGAGAAAAGTGAGTTAAGAGAACTACTTCTTAAGTATCTTGATTCCCCGACAGGATTGGCATCTTCTAAGCAGCAAGCACTTAAGGACAGTTTGAAACAAGGAATTCTTAGTCATGAAGATATTGATGTGTCTTTTGAAACTTTCCCATATTATCTAAG TGATACGACAAAGAATGTTTTGATTGCTTCTACTTATATGCATCTGAAAAGCAAAGGCTTTGGAAAATATGCTTCAAACCTCTCTTCAGTGTCCCCACGGATATTATTATCTGGTCCCGCAG GCTCCGAAATATACCAGGAAACTTTGTCCAAGGCACTTGCTAAGCATTTTTCTGCCAGCCTACTAATTGTGGATTCTCTTTTGCTATCTGGT GGCACATCATTAACAGAAGTGCACAATGCTAAAGAAAGTGCAAAGCCTGAAAGAACACCTGCAGTTGCTAAGAGAAGTACTCAGGTTTCCACATCACAGCACAAGAAATCAGTCTCTAAACTAGTCTCTAGTGTTGATGGTCAAATTATTGGTGGATCCACATTCTGTTCTCCAGGGTGGGTGAAGCTAGAGACTAATGTCGGGTCTTCAAAAGCCACTATTCTTAAAAATG GTGATCGAGTAAAATTTATTGGTCACATTCATTCACCCTCATCGCCACAAACTAG AGGGCCAAGCCATGGCTCCCGTGGCAGAATTCTCCTTGCATTTGAAGATAATGGGTCTTCAAAAATTGGGGTTAGGTTCGATAGATCAATTCCAGATGGCAATGATCTTGGAGGCCTTTGTGAAGGCGATCGCGGATACTTTTGTTCCG CTAATCAGTTACTGCGGGATGGTTCTGGAGGAGATGACTTTGACAAGATCGCAGTTAATGATATTTTTGAG GTTGTCTCCAATCAGAGTAAAAGTGCTGCACTAGTTGTTTTCATTAAAGATATTGAGAAGGCGATCATTGGTAATTCAGACATTTTGAAGAGTAAACTTGAAAGCTTACCACAAAATGTTGTTGTAATTGGCTCACATACTCAGCTCGATAGTCGAAAGGACAAG ACCACACATGCTGGCATTCTGTTAACAAAGCTTGGGGGCAATCCAGCGGCATTACTTGATCTTTCTTTCCCG GATAAGTTCACTAGATTGCTTGATAGGAGCAAAGAAAGTCCCAAAGCAGTAAAGCAACTTACTCGCCTTTTTCCGAATAGGGTGCCAATACAACTTCCTGAG GATGAGCTTTTGCTTTCTGATTGGAAGCAGCAGTTGGAACGAGATATTGAGACTATGAAGGCTCAATCCAACACTGTCAGCATTCGAACA GTTCTCAACCGAATTGGACTGGAATGTCCTGAACTTGAGACACTCTGCATCAAAGATCAAGCTCTAACAGCAGAAA GTGTGGAAAAAATCATTGGCTGGGCTATAAGTCACCATTTTATGCATTCGGCTGAGGGTTCTGTCAAAGACTGTAAGCTTGTGATATCTGCAGAAAG CCTTAAGTATGGGCTGAACATTCTGCAGGGCATTGAAGGTGAAAACAAGAATTCAAAGAAATCGCTTAAG GATGTGGTTACTGAGAATGAATTTGAGAAAAAACTGCTTGCTGATGTGATTCCTCCAAGTGATATTGGGGTCACTTTTGATGATATTGGCGCTTTAGAAAACGTGAAGGACACCTTGAAGGAGTTGGTCATGCTTCCTCTACAGAGACCTGAACTCTTTAGCAAAGGACAGTTGGCTAAG CCCTGCAAGGGAATACTGCTCTTTGGCCCCCCTGGTACTGGAAAGACAATGCTTGCGAAGGCTGTAGCAACCGAGGCTGGAGCCAACTTTATTAACATTTCAATGTCTAGCATTACTTCAAAG TGGTTTGGGGAAGGAGAAAAATATGTCAAAGCTGTCTTTTCTCTAGCCAGCAAGATTGCCCCAAGTGTTATTTTTGTCGATGAG GTCGACAGTATGTTAGGAAGACGTGAAACTCCTGGCGAACATGAGACTATGCGTAAAATGAAGAATGAGTTCATGATGAATTGGGATGGTCTGCGAACAAAAGATAAAGAGCGTGTACTTGTTCTCGCTGCTACAAATAGGCCCTTTGATCTTGATGAGGCTGTTATTAGGAGGCTTCCAAGAAG ATTTATGGTTAATTTGCCAGATGCTCCAAACAGGGAAAAAATTCTGAGAGTCATCTTAGCAAAAGAAGATTTGGCACCGGATGTTCATTTGGAAGAAATAGCAAATATGACTGATGGATATTCGGGGAGTGACCTAAAG AATCTCTGTGTAACAGCAGCTTATTGCCCAATAAGAGAGATCTtggaaaaggaaaaggaa GAGAGAAGTGTAGCATTGGCCGAGAACAGACCTTTACCTGGATTATGTAGCAGTGCTGATGTCCGTTCCTTAAAGATGGATGATTTGAGATATGCACAAGAACAG GTGTGTGCGAGCTTCTCGTCAGATTCGTTGAATATGAACGAGCTACTTCAATGGAACGACCTTTATGGAGAAGGTGGATCAAGGAGAACGAGATCTTTGAGCTATTTCATGTAA